In Bacteroidales bacterium, the following are encoded in one genomic region:
- a CDS encoding nucleotidyl transferase AbiEii/AbiGii toxin family protein, with amino-acid sequence MLLEGLSESKLDYVFKGGTALMLILNSTKRLSIDIDIIIPKRMKVFKEYCPKLLIIKGLLVLKNKSGKQLVE; translated from the coding sequence ATGCTATTGGAAGGATTGTCCGAATCAAAACTCGACTACGTTTTTAAAGGCGGAACAGCACTTATGTTGATACTCAATAGCACCAAAAGATTATCCATTGATATAGATATTATTATTCCGAAAAGGATGAAAGTCTTCAAGGAATATTGTCCAAAATTGCTGATAATAAAGGGTTTATTGGTTTTGAAGAACAAAAGCGGAAAACAATTAGTGGAATAG
- a CDS encoding nucleotidyl transferase AbiEii/AbiGii toxin family protein, producing the protein MSKIADNKGFIGFEEQKRKTISGIEKAHYKFFYPNALKADDEDFILLDILFEKIHYTTLISIPIQSSFVLNAGDNIETRTPDFNNIMGDKLTAFAPNTTGIPYFKNDRPMGQEIIKQLYDIGNIFEEINDVKIVYDVFVRFAIVELQYRDLGSDVNIVLDDIVENCLSIALRQPIGNANFEVLQLGLKQITNYIFSEKYHIEKAIVHASRTAYLTALMKISTELERYNNKIDMKEWIIEQPNNTKLNKLKKTNPEAFYYWFKYYALHK; encoded by the coding sequence TTGTCCAAAATTGCTGATAATAAAGGGTTTATTGGTTTTGAAGAACAAAAGCGGAAAACAATTAGTGGAATAGAAAAAGCGCATTATAAATTTTTCTATCCCAATGCACTTAAAGCGGATGATGAAGATTTTATATTGCTTGATATTTTGTTTGAAAAAATCCATTATACCACGTTGATTTCAATCCCAATTCAGTCTTCTTTCGTTTTAAATGCTGGAGATAATATCGAAACCAGAACTCCCGATTTTAATAATATCATGGGAGATAAATTAACCGCTTTTGCACCCAATACAACAGGAATCCCATATTTCAAAAATGATAGACCAATGGGTCAGGAAATAATTAAACAACTTTACGATATTGGAAATATTTTTGAAGAAATAAACGATGTTAAAATTGTTTATGATGTTTTTGTTCGCTTTGCTATTGTTGAACTCCAATATCGGGATTTAGGTTCTGATGTGAATATTGTATTAGATGATATTGTTGAGAATTGTTTATCCATTGCATTGCGCCAACCCATTGGAAATGCTAACTTTGAAGTGCTACAGCTTGGGCTAAAACAGATTACTAATTATATATTTTCCGAAAAGTATCATATAGAAAAAGCCATTGTTCATGCTTCACGAACAGCATACCTTACAGCATTAATGAAAATCAGTACTGAACTGGAACGGTATAACAACAAAATTGATATGAAGGAATGGATAATCGAACAACCCAACAATACCAAGCTAAATAAGCTTAAAAAGACCAATCCAGAAGCATTTTACTATTGGTTTAAGTATTATGCATTGCATAAATAA